In the genome of Thermodesulfobacteriota bacterium, the window ATCGGCCCTGCCGGTGAGAATTTGGTCCGTTTCGCTGTGATCGAAAACGACTACTGGCGTTCCCTCGGAAGGACCGGAGTCGGTGCGGTGATGGGGTCCAAAAAGGTGAAGGCGATCGTCTTTCATGGAAAGAAAAAGCGGGAGATCGCCCACCCCGACCGCATGGAACAGTTCGCCAGGGAAACCTTCGAAAGAGGAAAAGACAACCCCGGAGTCCAGAATTATAAAAGACTCGGTACGCCCATGCTCGTGGCGATGAACAACGCCGTTGGGGGGTTTCCCTCGAAATACTGGCATCTGGGGACGTTCGAGGGCTGGGAAAAAATCAGTGCCGAGGCCCTTCTGGAACGTTGCGAGGTGAAACCCAGCGCCTGCCTCCGGTGCTTCATGGCCTGCGGGAATCTGAGTCTGGTCAAGGAGGGTCGGCATAAAGGGCTTAAGATCGAAGGCCCGGAGTATGAGACCATCTTCTCCTTCGGGGGACTCTGCATGGTCCACGAGATCGAGGAAATCGCCTACCTCAACGACATCTGCGATCGGTTAGGATTGGACACCATCTCCGCCGGAAGCCTCTGCGCCTTCGCCATGGAAGCCTCGGAGATGGGGCGGATTTCGGAAAAAATCCCCTGGGGCGACGTGGATAAGATTGCCCAGCTTCTTCAGGACATCGCTTTCAAAAAAGGGATCGGTGCCATTTTGGCCGAAGGGATCCGCCATGCCGCCAAAGCCTGGGACATGGAAGACATCGCCATCCATGTCAAAGGCCTTGACCCGGCAGGATACGAGCCGAGGGTCCTAAAAGGGATGGGGTTGGCTTATGCCACCTCCGATCGAGGGGCCTGCCATCTCCGATCGACCTTTTACAAGGCCGAGCTCAGCCATATGATCCCGCCCGACCAGATCGAAGGGAAGGCCAAACTATTCCTCGAATTCGAAGACCGCTTCAATATCCATGACTCCCTCATTCTCTGCCGGTTTTACCGGGACCTCTACTGGGATTGGAAGTACCTCTCCACCATCGTGGAAATCACGACCGGCCTCGAGTTGGACGAGAAAGGTTTAAGAAAAATCTCCTCCACCATCCAAAATGAAATCCGGAGATTCAACCTCCGGGAGGGAATGTCTCCCAAGGAGGATACCCTTCCTAAGCGGTTCTTTGACGAACCCCTCGGCCAAGATGGAAAGACCATCTCCAGAGAACATTTTCGAAAAATGCTCCAGGATTATTATAGCCTGAGAGGATGGAACGCCGAAGGGATTCCGGAATGAAAAATATTTATTGACAAGGCCACCCAAATCTGATAGGAAAGGGCGAACCTTAAAATGCCTGAAGATTGAGGAGAGGAGGAGGAAACGATGAGCAAAAAACTTACGAGGAGGAAGTTTATAAAGGAGGCGCTCATAGGAAGTATCGCCCTTGGCGCCGGTTTGGGCAACTACCGGGTCACCTACGGCCAGGCCAAGAAGTCGGCAGGCCCGATCAAGATCGGCGGCCAGGGGGCCCTTTCGGGGGCCCATGCCGATTACGGTTGGCAGATGATGGCAGGGGCCACGCTCGCCATTGAAGAGGTGAACGCCAAGGGCGGAATCCTGGGAAGGAAACTCGAATTGAAGTTCATGGACGAGGAGCTTAAACCCGCCACCGCCGTCAAGAACGCCCGATATCTCGTCACGGATTGGGGCGCAGATTTTCTCTTCGGCGTGGACTCCAGCGGAAGCGCCATGGCGGTCGGCCCGGTCCTGACGGAATTGAACCGCCTCCACTTCTTCTGCCATGCGGCCACCCACCGATTGACCGAGGAACTGGTGGCCCAGAAGGGGATCCCCCATATCTTCAGGATGTCGGCTCCGATCTATCAGGACGCCCTCGCCGCATGGGTATTCAAGGACATGCCCGAGGTCAAAAGGATTGCAGGGATCAATTGCGACTATGAGTTCGGATACGTGGCTTGGAACCTCTTCAAGGAAAATATAAAAAAGTTCAGGCCCGATGTGGAGTTTGTCGCGGCGGCCTGGGCCCCCTTCTGGACGATGGACTTCTCCTCCCATATCGCGGCCGTGATGGCAGAAAAACCCGATGCCATCTTTGCCACCCCCTGGGCAGGCGAAGGGGTCATGCTTTTGAGACAGGCCCTGATGCTCGGGGTCTTCGACAAGATCCATGCCTGGTGGCAGGCCACGGGCGGATCGGTCGATATTCTCGAAGGAATCTCGAGAGAGATCGAGGCCGATCGGTTTAAGGGGAAACTTTGGGGAACGGCCCGGTATTTACACAACTACCCCGATTCTCCTGAAAACAAAGCCTTTGTCCAAGCCTTCCGAAAGAGATGGGGCAAATTCCCGAACTACTCGGCAGAGGCCAGTTATGCGACCATCTATGCGATCAAAGCGGGGGTGGAAAAGGCCAAATCTTTAGACCGAGAAAAAGTCGGGGCTGCCTTGGAAGGCATGGAATTGAAGACTCCCGCGGGCATCCGCCTCATCCGAAAGGAAGACCATCAGGCGGTCTATACCGTCCCTGCAGGACGAGCGGTCAAAAGCCCGGATTATCCGATCCCCGTATTAGGAGACCTCAAGGTGATCCCGGCGAAAGACTATTTCCGCCATCCCCCATTCACACCCATTGCAACGACAAAATAGAGACGTCCCTTTTTCTCCCTATGGATGGCCACCCCTCCCCCGAGGGGGAGGGGTGGAAAAGGTGCGCCATTCGTTATGCTGGAAAAGCTAATTTTTCAAGGCCTCATCGGTCTCAGTTTTTCGATGTACCTTTGGTTACTGGCGGCCGGCCTGACCCTCGTCTTCGGGGTTTTGGGCGTTTTGAACTTCGCCCATGGCAGCCTGTTTATGCTGGGGGCTTACGCGACCTTTACCCTCTATGGGAAGATGGGCCTCAATTTCTGGCTCTCCATCTTGCTCAGTTTAATCGGCGTAGGGATCATCGGGGCCATCCTCGAACGCTTCTTCTTCCGCCGGATCTACGAGATCGATCTCCCCTATCAATTAATTCTGACCTTCGGCTTCATCCTCGTATTCGACGATTTGGTCAAGATGATCTGGGGAGGGGTGGCGATGATCCCTCCGATGCCCTCCTTCTTCGAGGGGAACCTCTCGATCCTCGGACGCCCCTATCCCATCTATAATGTTTTTATCATCGTTGCCGGATTGGCCGTAGCCCTCATCCTCTGGCTCATCCTCGAAAAGACTTGGTGGGGGAAAATGATTCGGGCAGCCGCTTCTGACCGGGAAATGGCAGGAGCGATCGGTGTCCATATCCCCTTTCTCTTTACCACGGTCTTCGTCTTTGCGGCCATGCTGGCGGCACTCGGAGGGGCCTTGGGAACGCCGGTTCGGGTGGTCGCCCCTGGAATCGGGACCTCCATGATCATCCAGGCCTTTGTGATCACGGTGATCGGCGGACTGGGCAATCTGAAGGGGGCTTTTGTAGGAGCCTTGATCGTGGGTGTCCTCACCTCCTTTGGCGTGTTGCTCTTTCCCATCTTCGAACTCTTCATCATCTTCGTCGTGATGGCGGTGGTATTGTTGGTTAAACCCGAAGGACTGTTTGGAAAATAATCTGCTTGGACGGAGAAAAATGGACACGAAACTCCGAAGCCTCCTCCTCGGGGCCTTCCTTCTTTTCCTCTTGATCCTCCCGGCCTTCGGAGGACAATATCTCCTCTACATGTTGATCCACATGCTCATCCTTTCGGTCTTCGCCCTTGGGTTCAATCTCCTCCTGGGATATACGGGCCTCCTCTCTTTTGGCCAGGCCGGATTTTTCGCCATCGGGAGTTACACCTGTGCTAAAATCCTCCTCTTGACCCCTTCCCTTCTTTTGGGTATCCTCGCGGGAACCCTCGCGGGGGGACTCTCCGCCCTCCTCTTAGGCTACCTCTGCGTCAGACACACCCGAATCTATTTCTCCATGCTGACCCTCTCCTTCGGCATGATGATCTACTCTCTGGCCTGGAAATGGCGAGAGGTGACGGGAGGCGACGATGGGTTGGTGGGGATCCCAAGGGCCCCCTTGACCCTTCCTGGATTGTTCAGCCTGGATATGAATCCCCTGAGCCATTACTATTATTTCGTCCTGGCCCTCTCCCTCATAGCGATTTTCATCCTTTACCGAATGGTCCATTCCCCCTTTGGCCTGACCCTGAAGGGGATCCGGGATAGCGAAAACCGGGTAGCCTATGCAGGGATTTCGGTGAGGGCGTATCGCCTGTTGGCCTTCACGATTGCCGGCCTGTATGCCGGACTTGCAGGGGCTTTCCTCCCCCCACTCGAGAACACCGTCACTCCTCCGATTGCCCACTGGACCCACTCTGCTGAACCCGTCATGGTGACCCTCCTGGGCGGGATCCATACCTTCTTTGGTCCCATCGTAGGCTCGGTCATTTTTTATCTCCTGAAAGACCTCATCGTCCGGGTCACCCAGTATTGGTTGATTCTCTTTGGGGCGATCGTCATCTTCCTGGTCTTGGTCTTCCGAGGGGGGGTGGTGATCTTCCTTTCGGAAAAAATTTTGCCACGGTTACAGGGGAAAACACGGAAGGTTCTCGATGGAGGAACTTCTTAGAACAGAAAAATTGAGAAAGTATTTTGGGATGGTGCCGGCCACCGATGAGGTCGATCTCACCCTTCGGAAGGGGGTGCTCACTTCCATCATCGGCCCCAATGGCGCGGGGAAAACGACCCTTATCAACCTCCTCACCGGCAATATCCTGCCGGACTCAGGAAGGGTTTTTTTTAACGGTGAGGAGATCACCCGGCTTCCCATCCATAAAAGAGTCAAAAAGGGGATCTGCCGTTCCTTCCAGATCATGAATATTTTCCCCAAGCTGACCGTCTTTGAAAACCTCCTCATCCCGGTCCTTTCCCATCTCAATCGAAGCATGAGGTTCTACACCCCCGCCCATCGCCAGGCCGATGCCAATGAAAGGGTGGAGCAGTTGTTGAAGGAAATCGGCCTGTCGGATAAAAAACACCTTTTGGCAGGAACCCTATCCCACGGAGACCAGAGGCTCCTCGAAATCGGGCTGGCCTTGGCCCCCGAGCCGAGGCTCCTCTTCCTCGATGAGCCCACGGCCGGGATGAATCCGGTGGAAAGGGTGAAGGTCCTCGAGAACATCCGGAGGCTATCGAAAGAGAAGGAGTCCACCTTTGTGATCGTTGAACACGATATGGACATCGTCTTCTCCCTCTCGGATCGGATCGTCGTCCTCCACCGGGGACAGATCCTCGCCGACGGCCCCCCCGAGGAGATCCGGCAGAATGAAGAGGTCCGGAAGGTCTATCTGGGCGAGGAAATCTACTGGGAAAAGAGATGACCGAAAAAACCCAACCTCCCATCCTCATCGTGGACCGAATGGATACGTTTTATGGCCAAAGCCATGTCCTCCAAGAAATCTCCCTCTCCATTCGGGAGGGCGAGGTGGTCTGCCTTCTCGGAAGAAATGGGGTGGGAAAGACCACGACCCTTCGATCCATCATGGGTCTGACCCCCCCACGATCGGGGGAGATTCTTTTCAAGGGAATTCCGATTGCCCGAAAACCCCCCTATGAAATTGCCAAGATCGGTATCGGCTATGCACCGGATGACCGCCGGATCTTCCCGGATCTGACCCTTGTTGAAAATCTCGAAATGGCCCGGCGCTTATCGAGCAAAGGCAAGATCCAATGGAGTTACGATAAAATTTACGACCTCTTCCCCGTTTTCGTCTCGCTGAAGACGAGGAAAGGGACCCAGCTGAGCGGCGGGGAACAGAAAATGCTCGCGATCGGTCGGGCCTTGATGAAGAATCCCGAACTTCTCCTCCTGGACGAACCCTCTGAAGGGCTCGCCCCGCTGATCGTCCAAAATCTCGCCTCGGTGATCGAACGGATTCGAAACGAAGGGGTAACCATTCTCTTGGCCGACCAGAACCTAAAATTCTGCCGAAGGACCTCCGATCGAGGGTATATCCTCGAAAAGGGAAGGGTCCAATACCAGGGCCTGATGGAAGAGATCTGGCAGGACGAGGAGATCGTCAAAAAGTATCTTGTCCTATAACCTTCGAAGGTCCCCCCTATCGCCTGATCGAAACCGTCCCCTTTACAAAGAACGCACATCCTGATATGGAATGAAGAGGATGGCCATGTTTCCTCTCCACCTCTCCCTTCTCATCATGGGCGCAAGCGGCATCGTCGCCCAGATCCTTCTCCTCAGGGAACTCCTCGTCTCTTTCATGGGCAACGAGCTCACCCTGGGCATCATCCTGGCGAACTGGCTCCTTCTGGAGGCCCTGGGGTCATTCCTGCTCGGAAAGACGGCGGAGTGGACGGGAAAGAAGCTGGAGGTCTATGTCTTCCTCCAGATCTTCTTTTCGGTCGCCCTCCCCTTCTCCATCTACCTCTGTCGGACCTTCAAAAATATGGTCGGCCTCACCCCAGGCGAGGGCCTCGGGATCCTCCCGATCTTATACGCTTCGTTTCTCATCCTCCTGCCGGTCTCGATGTCCCACGGCGCCCTCTTCACCTACGGAAGCAAACTCCATTCGCAGGCCGAGGGAGGCCAGGCGCCCTCGATCGGCAGGGTTTACCTTCTTGAGACCATAGGCTCTATCCTGGGGGGGTTGCTCATCACCTTCTGGCTCCTTCGCCATTTCCAATCCTTTGAGATCGCTTTCATGGTCTCTTTAACGAACGCCTTCATCTCAGCCTACCTCCTCTGGCCCTTGGGGCGACCCTGGTGCCGAACGAGGAACCTTTCCTTTCTCCTCTGCCTGGTCTACACCCTCCTGTTCCTCGTCCTGATCCTCAGCCCCCTGTCGGACCGGATCCACCGCTTCTCCCTCCAGCAACAGTGGAAAGGATTGACCGTCCTTCACAATGAAAACTCCATCTATGGAAACCTCACCGTCACCCGGAGAGGAGAGCAATATACCTTCTTTACCGACGGCGTCCCCTCGATTACGACGCCGGTGCCGGATCTCGCCTCGATAGAAGATCTGGTTCACTTTTCAATGCTCTTCCACGAAAGGCCGAGCTCCATTCTCGTCCTGAGCGGAGGGGCGGGCGGGGTGATTCACGAAATTTTAAAATATGCCGTTTCGAAGGTGGACTATGTCGAGCTCGACCCCCTCCTGCTCACCCTCATCAAAAAATATCCGACCCCCCTCACCCAATCCGAGCTTTCCGATCCGAGAGTGAAGATCCATCATACCGACGGCCGTCTCTTCCTCCAACGGACTTCGGAGCGCTACGACCTCATCCTCATCGGGATCCCCTCCCCACAGGAATTGCAGACCAACAGGCTTTTTTCAGAAGAATTTTTCGACATGGCCAGAAAGAGGATGTATCCCGGGGGGCTCCTGGTCTTCACCCTTCCCGGCTCATTGACTTATATCAGCCCTGAGTTGAAGAGGTTCAATGGTTGCCTCCTCGATACCCTGAAGAGGGTCTTTCGTCACGTGAGGGTCATCCCAGGCGAGACCAACCTCTACTTCGGTTCGGACGCCGAAACCTTGCCCAGGCTCACCCCCCAGGACCTGATGAAGAGGTTGGAAGAGAGAAAGGTGCGGACCCACCTCTTCACCCGAAACTATGTGGAATACCGGCTCCATGAGAGGTGGCAACGCTGGTATGAGGAGTCGATGAAACGGGAAGGGGTCCACATCAACTCCGATTTTAAACCCCTGGCCGTCTTTTTCAGCCTCTCTTATTGGACCGCCCTCTTCTCTCCCCCTCTCTCTCCGTGGTTCGCCTGGTTTTCCGGTTTGAATCTAACCTGGTTTCTATGGCTCTTGGTCCCGCTGACCTCGATTCTTGTACTCCTCTTCTTCAAAAAGCCGGCGCTCTCGGGCTATGCCGTTCCCTATGCGATCCTGACCTCCGGCGTCACAGATATGATCCTCGATCTGGCCCTCCTGTTCACCTTCCAGACCCTCTTCGGATACCTCTATCATCAGATCGGGCTTCTCATCACCGTCTTCATGGTCGGCGTTGCCTTGGGCAGTTTCGGGGTCACCCGGTCCCTCGATCGAATCAGGAACGCCGTGGGCCTCTTTCTGGCCTCCGAGCTGGCCTTGATCCTCTTTTCAGCCCTTCTCCCCACGATCCTCACATTTCCAGCGCGCCATCTTGAAAAGCCCGCTATATCCGTTACGCTCTTCGGAATGTTTCTGCTGATGTCCCTCTTTTGTGGGACCTTGGTGGGGTTCCAGTTTCCTTTATCGGCCAAACTCTACCTGGGCACCCGATCTGGGAAAGGAAAAGTGGCACACACGGCCGGGTTGCTCTATGGAGCGGATCTTGTGGGGGGATTCTTCGGAGGGCTTTTGGGAGGGGTCCTTCTGCTCCCTGTCCTCGGCCTCCATCGGACCTGTCTGGCCCTTGCCCTCCTCAAGGCGAGCAGTCTCCTCCTTCTTCTCATGTTTAGGAGGATTCAAAAGAGCCCTCCTTGACCGAAAAGTCAATTCGACAGCCATCTCAAGACGCGAAAGTGGAAGGCCGAAGGGTTCAACCCTTCCATCTCGCAGAACCCCTGGATGAAATCGGAGCCCCTGATAAAGTAAACGTAATCTTTAAAGAAGAGGGAGATGACAAACCCTTCGCCCGAGGCCGGGTCGATGCCTTTCTCTTTTAAATACTTTGCGAGATTGGGATAAATTCGATCCCTCAAATAGTCCCAGGGGTCGCCCTCCTTGAGCACCACTTCATAAAGGAGGAAACCTGCCTCCTCTTGCCTCATCTCGTAGGAAACCCTGTTATAATCGATTCCAGGGATCACCCTGAAGGCCTTCGATAATAGAATCTCTTTATAGTCAGCCATAGATCGACCAATCCCTTTCAAGGGAGCCTCACCGCCCCCGTCCTCCCCCTGCAGTGGGTAAATCTTTTTTAACCCCTCCTACGAAAGGTCAAAATGTCGAGGGGGTCCCTCATTCCTATCAACGTACCTATCTCTAAGGCTTTCAAATTCCATTTCAGGCGGTTTTTGAGGTCGTGTGAATCATCACTCCTTCTGCCCTCTCTAAAGCCCCATCCGGTCTCTTTGGCGAAAATACCCTCCCAAAACCAAGCTTCGGTGTCGATCCTCCCCCAATTGGCGAATGTCTTTCTCTTCCAACACCCAGAAGGTCTTGCCATGGCAATCAAACCTAATTTCTCACAAAAATAGATCCATCTCCTTCTCCGTGGCATGGTTTTTTGCCTCCTCCGGCTGAGTCCTCGGGATCGCCTCAAATAGGAAACGAAATAAGTCAAGGTTTTTCCCGATCCGGTGCCACTTGGGACAACGAAATGCCTTCCTTTCCGTGGAATCCTGGTGGCTTCTTTTTGAGGGCGATAGAGGTGAAGGGGCGTCTTCATTTGGCCGAAAAGATTTCAGCCCCTTAAGGATGGAGCGCTCCTTTTTGGACAGGTCCTTCGAGGAAGGTAATGAAGTCAATGACAAGCTCTGGCGCCCCTGGCCCGACTCGAACGGGCGGCACACGGATTAGGAATCCGTTGCTCTATCCACCTGAGCTA includes:
- a CDS encoding aldehyde ferredoxin oxidoreductase family protein → MKGFFNKFLRLDLKTKTLKEDHLPDLVYETSLGGKGLGIRLLLRENPVGIDPLSPENRLIFALGPVTDSRIYGSCRHGCFTKSPLTGIFSESYSGGRLAEPMSRTGYDAFVLEGASAEPIWIEISDQKVTFHEAKDLWGKDTFVTEDEVLKRTDKKGAGAMVIGPAGENLVRFAVIENDYWRSLGRTGVGAVMGSKKVKAIVFHGKKKREIAHPDRMEQFARETFERGKDNPGVQNYKRLGTPMLVAMNNAVGGFPSKYWHLGTFEGWEKISAEALLERCEVKPSACLRCFMACGNLSLVKEGRHKGLKIEGPEYETIFSFGGLCMVHEIEEIAYLNDICDRLGLDTISAGSLCAFAMEASEMGRISEKIPWGDVDKIAQLLQDIAFKKGIGAILAEGIRHAAKAWDMEDIAIHVKGLDPAGYEPRVLKGMGLAYATSDRGACHLRSTFYKAELSHMIPPDQIEGKAKLFLEFEDRFNIHDSLILCRFYRDLYWDWKYLSTIVEITTGLELDEKGLRKISSTIQNEIRRFNLREGMSPKEDTLPKRFFDEPLGQDGKTISREHFRKMLQDYYSLRGWNAEGIPE
- a CDS encoding ABC transporter substrate-binding protein, whose protein sequence is MSKKLTRRKFIKEALIGSIALGAGLGNYRVTYGQAKKSAGPIKIGGQGALSGAHADYGWQMMAGATLAIEEVNAKGGILGRKLELKFMDEELKPATAVKNARYLVTDWGADFLFGVDSSGSAMAVGPVLTELNRLHFFCHAATHRLTEELVAQKGIPHIFRMSAPIYQDALAAWVFKDMPEVKRIAGINCDYEFGYVAWNLFKENIKKFRPDVEFVAAAWAPFWTMDFSSHIAAVMAEKPDAIFATPWAGEGVMLLRQALMLGVFDKIHAWWQATGGSVDILEGISREIEADRFKGKLWGTARYLHNYPDSPENKAFVQAFRKRWGKFPNYSAEASYATIYAIKAGVEKAKSLDREKVGAALEGMELKTPAGIRLIRKEDHQAVYTVPAGRAVKSPDYPIPVLGDLKVIPAKDYFRHPPFTPIATTK
- a CDS encoding branched-chain amino acid ABC transporter permease, with product MLEKLIFQGLIGLSFSMYLWLLAAGLTLVFGVLGVLNFAHGSLFMLGAYATFTLYGKMGLNFWLSILLSLIGVGIIGAILERFFFRRIYEIDLPYQLILTFGFILVFDDLVKMIWGGVAMIPPMPSFFEGNLSILGRPYPIYNVFIIVAGLAVALILWLILEKTWWGKMIRAAASDREMAGAIGVHIPFLFTTVFVFAAMLAALGGALGTPVRVVAPGIGTSMIIQAFVITVIGGLGNLKGAFVGALIVGVLTSFGVLLFPIFELFIIFVVMAVVLLVKPEGLFGK
- a CDS encoding branched-chain amino acid ABC transporter permease codes for the protein MDTKLRSLLLGAFLLFLLILPAFGGQYLLYMLIHMLILSVFALGFNLLLGYTGLLSFGQAGFFAIGSYTCAKILLLTPSLLLGILAGTLAGGLSALLLGYLCVRHTRIYFSMLTLSFGMMIYSLAWKWREVTGGDDGLVGIPRAPLTLPGLFSLDMNPLSHYYYFVLALSLIAIFILYRMVHSPFGLTLKGIRDSENRVAYAGISVRAYRLLAFTIAGLYAGLAGAFLPPLENTVTPPIAHWTHSAEPVMVTLLGGIHTFFGPIVGSVIFYLLKDLIVRVTQYWLILFGAIVIFLVLVFRGGVVIFLSEKILPRLQGKTRKVLDGGTS
- a CDS encoding ABC transporter ATP-binding protein, producing MEELLRTEKLRKYFGMVPATDEVDLTLRKGVLTSIIGPNGAGKTTLINLLTGNILPDSGRVFFNGEEITRLPIHKRVKKGICRSFQIMNIFPKLTVFENLLIPVLSHLNRSMRFYTPAHRQADANERVEQLLKEIGLSDKKHLLAGTLSHGDQRLLEIGLALAPEPRLLFLDEPTAGMNPVERVKVLENIRRLSKEKESTFVIVEHDMDIVFSLSDRIVVLHRGQILADGPPEEIRQNEEVRKVYLGEEIYWEKR
- a CDS encoding ABC transporter ATP-binding protein, which encodes MTEKTQPPILIVDRMDTFYGQSHVLQEISLSIREGEVVCLLGRNGVGKTTTLRSIMGLTPPRSGEILFKGIPIARKPPYEIAKIGIGYAPDDRRIFPDLTLVENLEMARRLSSKGKIQWSYDKIYDLFPVFVSLKTRKGTQLSGGEQKMLAIGRALMKNPELLLLDEPSEGLAPLIVQNLASVIERIRNEGVTILLADQNLKFCRRTSDRGYILEKGRVQYQGLMEEIWQDEEIVKKYLVL
- a CDS encoding spermine synthase, with product MFPLHLSLLIMGASGIVAQILLLRELLVSFMGNELTLGIILANWLLLEALGSFLLGKTAEWTGKKLEVYVFLQIFFSVALPFSIYLCRTFKNMVGLTPGEGLGILPILYASFLILLPVSMSHGALFTYGSKLHSQAEGGQAPSIGRVYLLETIGSILGGLLITFWLLRHFQSFEIAFMVSLTNAFISAYLLWPLGRPWCRTRNLSFLLCLVYTLLFLVLILSPLSDRIHRFSLQQQWKGLTVLHNENSIYGNLTVTRRGEQYTFFTDGVPSITTPVPDLASIEDLVHFSMLFHERPSSILVLSGGAGGVIHEILKYAVSKVDYVELDPLLLTLIKKYPTPLTQSELSDPRVKIHHTDGRLFLQRTSERYDLILIGIPSPQELQTNRLFSEEFFDMARKRMYPGGLLVFTLPGSLTYISPELKRFNGCLLDTLKRVFRHVRVIPGETNLYFGSDAETLPRLTPQDLMKRLEERKVRTHLFTRNYVEYRLHERWQRWYEESMKREGVHINSDFKPLAVFFSLSYWTALFSPPLSPWFAWFSGLNLTWFLWLLVPLTSILVLLFFKKPALSGYAVPYAILTSGVTDMILDLALLFTFQTLFGYLYHQIGLLITVFMVGVALGSFGVTRSLDRIRNAVGLFLASELALILFSALLPTILTFPARHLEKPAISVTLFGMFLLMSLFCGTLVGFQFPLSAKLYLGTRSGKGKVAHTAGLLYGADLVGGFFGGLLGGVLLLPVLGLHRTCLALALLKASSLLLLLMFRRIQKSPP
- a CDS encoding STAUR_1299 family protein — translated: MADYKEILLSKAFRVIPGIDYNRVSYEMRQEEAGFLLYEVVLKEGDPWDYLRDRIYPNLAKYLKEKGIDPASGEGFVISLFFKDYVYFIRGSDFIQGFCEMEGLNPSAFHFRVLRWLSN